From Halobacillus sp. Marseille-Q1614, the proteins below share one genomic window:
- a CDS encoding D-glycerate dehydrogenase, producing the protein MNKPYVYITRKLPEDQIKPFTNEWDIGMWESETEPVDEETLRKEAQRADGLLTMLTERIDEDLLSDAPHLKVVANMAVGYDNVNVEAAKQKGITVTNTPDVLTDTTADLAFGLLMAATRRIVEAADYIKENKWNNWSPLLLAGSDIHHKKLGIVGMGRIGEAVARRARGFDMEVSYHNRSRKPAIEEEGLAAYESFEDLISSSDFVMSLVPLTEETEHLFNEEVFRKMKEEAIFVNASRGKTTDEKALYKAVKSGEIKGAGLDVFEEEPIASDHPLLTLKEIVCVPHIGSASRETREKMMNLSLENIEKVLKGDEPVTPVTQP; encoded by the coding sequence GTGAATAAACCGTATGTGTATATTACAAGGAAGCTCCCCGAAGATCAAATTAAACCGTTCACAAATGAATGGGACATTGGAATGTGGGAGAGCGAAACGGAACCGGTTGATGAAGAAACGTTGAGGAAAGAAGCTCAGCGGGCGGACGGATTGTTGACGATGCTCACGGAGCGTATTGATGAAGACCTTTTAAGTGATGCTCCTCATTTAAAAGTGGTCGCCAATATGGCTGTAGGGTATGACAATGTGAATGTAGAAGCCGCCAAACAAAAAGGAATAACTGTAACGAACACCCCGGATGTACTTACGGATACGACAGCTGACTTAGCTTTTGGTTTGCTGATGGCAGCAACCAGGCGTATAGTCGAAGCAGCCGATTATATTAAGGAGAACAAATGGAACAATTGGTCACCCCTTTTGCTGGCTGGTTCAGATATTCATCACAAGAAACTGGGAATCGTCGGAATGGGGCGTATTGGAGAAGCCGTGGCCAGGAGGGCTCGAGGTTTTGATATGGAAGTGTCTTATCATAACCGTTCAAGAAAGCCTGCAATTGAAGAGGAGGGGCTGGCCGCTTACGAAAGCTTTGAGGATCTAATCTCCTCATCTGATTTTGTAATGTCGCTTGTGCCTTTAACGGAAGAGACGGAGCATTTATTTAATGAAGAAGTGTTTAGGAAGATGAAGGAAGAAGCGATTTTCGTTAACGCCTCACGAGGAAAAACGACTGATGAGAAAGCGCTGTATAAAGCCGTGAAAAGCGGTGAAATTAAAGGAGCCGGATTGGATGTATTTGAAGAAGAGCCGATCGCATCAGATCATCCTTTGTTAACTTTAAAAGAAATAGTATGTGTTCCTCACATTGGTTCTGCAAGCAGAGAAACTCGAGAGAAGATGATGAACCTAAGCCTTGAAAATATCGAGAAAGTTTTAAAAGGGGACGAGCCGGTCACACCCGTTACGCAGCCATAA
- a CDS encoding NifU family protein: protein MEAQVQEVLNKLRPFLLRDGGDVELVEVEDGIVRLRLMGACGNCPSSTITLKAGIERALAQEVPGIYEVEQVF, encoded by the coding sequence ATGGAAGCTCAAGTTCAGGAAGTTCTTAATAAACTTCGCCCATTCTTACTCCGTGACGGAGGAGACGTTGAATTAGTTGAAGTAGAGGATGGGATTGTGCGTTTGCGTCTAATGGGGGCTTGTGGAAACTGCCCAAGTTCAACCATTACGCTTAAAGCCGGGATTGAACGTGCATTAGCACAAGAAGTTCCTGGCATCTATGAAGTAGAACAAGTTTTTTAA
- a CDS encoding YuzD family protein produces the protein MSNKKITLTVYGAEERCASCVNAPGSKETYEWLQAAIARKYPNQSVDYRYVDIHRSQKNDKDEEYVEQILDDELFYPLVTINNEVVDEGTPRLKNVYKALENLGFKPEMEA, from the coding sequence ATGAGTAATAAAAAAATAACACTGACCGTATATGGAGCAGAAGAGCGGTGCGCCAGCTGTGTAAATGCTCCTGGATCAAAAGAAACGTACGAATGGCTTCAAGCAGCTATTGCAAGAAAATATCCAAATCAAAGTGTAGATTACCGTTACGTAGACATTCACAGAAGTCAAAAGAACGACAAGGATGAAGAATATGTGGAGCAGATCCTCGATGATGAGCTTTTTTATCCTCTCGTCACTATTAATAATGAAGTTGTCGACGAAGGCACCCCCCGTCTTAAAAATGTATACAAAGCATTAGAAAACTTAGGTTTTAAGCCGGAAATGGAAGCTTAG
- a CDS encoding YuzB family protein — MNPIIEFCVNNLISGSDEAMEVLEKDPDLDVVEYGCLSHCGICSQGLFALVNGERVMADTAEELVEKIYQHLEENPLF; from the coding sequence ATGAATCCAATCATTGAGTTCTGTGTGAACAATTTAATAAGCGGTTCTGATGAAGCAATGGAAGTGCTCGAAAAAGATCCCGACTTAGATGTCGTAGAATATGGCTGTCTCAGCCATTGCGGAATTTGTTCTCAAGGTCTGTTCGCTCTTGTCAATGGTGAACGGGTAATGGCTGACACTGCTGAAGAGCTTGTCGAGAAAATTTATCAGCACCTGGAAGAGAACCCCCTTTTTTAA
- a CDS encoding iron-sulfur cluster assembly accessory protein, producing MILNITDAARHQIQEMMKEEESKDAHLRFGVKGGGCSGLSYAMGFEDEVNDELDTIEDYEGIPVVIRTQDVPIIEGTTIDYKQNMMGGGFTIDNPNAIVSCGCGSSFKTATNAGTPDPNC from the coding sequence ATGATTCTTAATATTACAGATGCGGCAAGACACCAGATTCAGGAAATGATGAAGGAAGAAGAGTCAAAAGATGCTCATCTTCGTTTCGGAGTAAAAGGTGGAGGCTGCAGCGGCTTATCCTACGCAATGGGTTTTGAAGATGAGGTTAATGATGAACTTGATACGATAGAAGATTATGAAGGTATTCCTGTCGTGATCCGAACGCAGGATGTTCCCATTATTGAAGGTACGACAATCGATTATAAGCAGAATATGATGGGCGGGGGATTTACGATTGATAATCCGAATGCCATTGTTTCGTGCGGCTGCGGCTCTTCCTTTAAGACGGCAACAAACGCAGGAACACCAGATCCTAACTGCTAA
- a CDS encoding NAD(P)/FAD-dependent oxidoreductase — MSDKVYEITVIGGGPVGLFTAFYGGMRQASVNIIESLPHLGGQLSALYPEKYIFDVAGFPRVGAQELVDNLKEQAFAFDPTISLEQSVEEIERLDDETFKLTTNKEVHYTKTIIITAGNGAFQPRRLKIDDSEKFESTNLHYYVDDMNKFADKNVMICGGGDSAVDWALMLEPIAKQVSLVHRRDKFRAHEHSVEQLMNSKVKLMTPFTPEKLIGNERIEKVELHEVKGDRVETVDIDELIVNYGFISSLGPIKEWNLEIEKNSIVVNSKMETNIKGIYAAGDICTYPGKVKLIASGFGEGPTAVNNAKAYMDPGARVQPKHSTSMFS, encoded by the coding sequence ATGAGTGATAAAGTTTATGAAATAACTGTTATCGGCGGAGGACCCGTCGGCTTATTTACCGCTTTTTATGGGGGGATGCGCCAGGCAAGTGTGAATATTATTGAAAGCCTGCCGCACTTAGGCGGGCAGCTGTCCGCTCTTTATCCTGAAAAATATATATTTGATGTAGCAGGGTTCCCGCGAGTGGGTGCTCAGGAACTTGTCGATAACTTAAAAGAACAGGCTTTTGCTTTCGATCCAACCATCTCTTTAGAACAATCAGTGGAAGAAATCGAAAGACTTGATGACGAAACCTTTAAGTTAACAACGAATAAAGAAGTACATTACACGAAGACGATCATCATTACTGCAGGAAATGGTGCTTTTCAGCCCCGTCGTCTTAAGATTGATGACTCCGAGAAATTCGAAAGCACGAACCTTCATTACTACGTGGATGATATGAATAAGTTTGCAGATAAAAATGTTATGATCTGCGGCGGAGGAGATTCCGCAGTAGACTGGGCCTTAATGCTTGAGCCAATTGCTAAGCAAGTCAGCCTCGTGCACCGCCGTGATAAATTCCGTGCCCATGAGCATAGTGTAGAGCAGCTTATGAATTCTAAAGTGAAGCTCATGACACCTTTCACTCCTGAAAAGCTGATCGGAAACGAACGAATCGAGAAGGTTGAGCTTCATGAAGTTAAAGGGGACCGCGTCGAAACGGTCGATATCGATGAATTAATTGTTAATTACGGATTTATTTCCTCACTTGGCCCTATTAAAGAATGGAACTTGGAAATCGAGAAAAACAGCATTGTCGTTAACTCTAAAATGGAGACGAACATTAAAGGCATTTATGCAGCAGGTGATATTTGTACTTATCCTGGAAAAGTGAAGCTGATCGCTTCAGGCTTTGGAGAAGGACCTACAGCCGTCAATAATGCTAAAGCCTACATGGACCCAGGTGCCAGAGTACAGCCTAAGCACTCCACCAGCATGTTTTCTTAA
- a CDS encoding NAD(P)/FAD-dependent oxidoreductase, translating to MNNPNIVILGAGYGGIMTAVKLQKSLGANDANITLVNKHSYHYQTTWLHENAAGTLHHDKTRIAIKDVVDTSKINFVQDTVTNILPEEKKVKLENSELSYDYLVIGLGFEAATFGIPGLKEHAYTINSINSSRLIRQHIEYNFAKYNNEANPKEERLNLVVGGAGFTGIEFAGELANRVPELCKEYDIPREKVRIVVVEAAPTALPGFDPELVEYAMNSLEAKGVEFKIGAMIKEVTGDKLVFEKDEQREEIATNTVVWAAGVRGNSLVEESGFEANRGRIEVDPDLRSKQYSDVFIVGDCALIFNDETGRPYPPTAQIAIQQAEQTAANLKKLVQGEKELEPFNPDLKGTVASLGHDDAIGVVFDDKKLFGWSASAMKKVIDNRYLLKLGGVGLLLKKGKLNFFK from the coding sequence ATGAATAACCCGAATATCGTGATACTAGGTGCAGGTTACGGCGGAATCATGACAGCCGTAAAATTGCAAAAAAGCTTAGGTGCTAATGACGCTAATATCACATTAGTGAACAAGCACAGCTATCACTATCAAACAACTTGGCTGCACGAAAACGCAGCAGGAACCCTTCACCATGATAAGACTCGCATTGCTATTAAAGATGTAGTCGATACAAGCAAAATTAATTTCGTTCAGGACACAGTAACAAATATTCTTCCTGAAGAGAAGAAAGTAAAGCTTGAAAATAGTGAACTTTCTTATGACTATCTAGTAATTGGACTTGGATTTGAAGCGGCTACCTTTGGTATTCCAGGGCTTAAAGAGCATGCTTATACGATCAACAGCATTAACAGCTCTCGCTTAATCCGTCAGCACATCGAATATAATTTTGCGAAATATAATAACGAAGCGAATCCAAAAGAAGAACGTCTTAACCTTGTTGTAGGGGGAGCTGGCTTCACAGGTATCGAGTTCGCTGGTGAACTTGCAAACCGTGTACCTGAGCTTTGCAAAGAGTACGACATTCCGCGTGAAAAAGTACGCATTGTTGTAGTCGAGGCTGCTCCAACAGCACTGCCAGGATTCGATCCTGAACTTGTAGAGTATGCAATGAACTCTCTTGAAGCAAAAGGCGTAGAATTCAAAATCGGCGCTATGATTAAAGAGGTAACTGGAGATAAGCTTGTCTTCGAAAAAGACGAACAGCGTGAAGAAATTGCTACAAATACTGTTGTATGGGCTGCAGGTGTACGCGGAAACTCCCTAGTTGAAGAGTCCGGTTTTGAAGCGAACCGCGGCCGTATCGAGGTTGACCCTGATTTAAGAAGCAAGCAGTACTCTGATGTATTCATCGTAGGAGACTGTGCACTTATCTTTAACGATGAAACTGGTCGACCATACCCGCCAACTGCTCAAATTGCCATTCAACAAGCAGAACAGACAGCTGCTAACCTTAAGAAGCTTGTTCAGGGAGAAAAAGAACTTGAACCATTTAATCCGGATCTAAAAGGTACAGTTGCTTCTCTAGGACATGATGACGCGATTGGTGTAGTATTTGATGATAAGAAATTATTCGGATGGTCTGCATCAGCGATGAAGAAAGTTATTGACAACCGTTATCTGCTTAAGCTGGGCGGAGTAGGTCTCTTATTGAAAAAAGGTAAACTGAACTTCTTTAAATAA
- a CDS encoding YuiB family protein, which yields MNIVQFIVSMLLFFVLFFGIGFLLNMILRSSWIMAFVYPLVVLLIVDNFKFSRYFTETGQAFSEVFGQLTRLQVVDIAILSSGFAGTIVAGLVIKWLRKNGYQMF from the coding sequence TTGAATATCGTACAATTCATAGTTTCTATGCTCTTGTTTTTTGTGCTTTTCTTTGGGATTGGCTTCTTATTAAATATGATTCTGCGCTCTTCATGGATCATGGCTTTCGTCTATCCGCTTGTCGTATTGTTAATTGTAGATAATTTTAAATTCAGCCGTTATTTTACGGAAACGGGGCAGGCCTTTTCAGAAGTCTTTGGCCAGCTTACTCGCCTTCAAGTAGTGGATATCGCCATCTTATCCAGCGGGTTTGCCGGAACGATTGTCGCCGGTCTTGTTATTAAGTGGCTTAGAAAAAATGGCTATCAAATGTTTTAA
- a CDS encoding divergent PAP2 family protein: MDLLHNFPLWAALLSIFFAQLVKIPIQFIASRSLNPGLAFSTGGMPSSHSAAVTALSTAVGMEHGLGSSIFGVAVVFTIIVMFDSTGVRRQTGEQAIMLNILINDFHRFVGEAKEWAHKGNFQKREELKELLGHKPIEVFFGGLTGILLTLLLAPLFL, encoded by the coding sequence ATGGATTTGCTGCACAACTTTCCATTATGGGCTGCATTGCTTTCAATTTTTTTCGCCCAGCTGGTGAAAATCCCCATCCAGTTTATCGCATCACGATCTTTAAATCCCGGCCTTGCGTTCAGCACTGGAGGCATGCCGAGCAGTCACTCTGCTGCGGTAACTGCTCTTTCAACGGCGGTCGGTATGGAACACGGCTTAGGCTCCTCTATCTTTGGCGTTGCTGTTGTGTTCACAATTATTGTCATGTTTGACTCAACCGGTGTGCGCCGTCAAACAGGTGAACAGGCTATTATGTTAAATATTTTAATTAATGATTTCCACCGCTTTGTTGGGGAAGCTAAAGAATGGGCGCACAAGGGAAACTTTCAAAAAAGAGAAGAACTAAAAGAGTTACTCGGACATAAACCTATAGAAGTATTCTTTGGAGGACTGACAGGTATTCTGTTAACTTTATTACTCGCTCCACTTTTCCTATAA
- a CDS encoding leucyl aminopeptidase — protein MRIKLFQEKDTLVVGLFQDEKQSVVDEVNKHLNGFVTDGIKDGEISTSYSQITKIWPMGQCETKRIYFIGLGKKNSLDRTLYRKAFGKLFQRLQADHVTKVSIAMDSVIPADLNKEECASLITESMGTATYQLAHFKTGKRKDLPYIDSLTIVTESEEEDLLLPLAEGYAFSKGVNTARHLVHSPSNLLTATAMAEYARELALMHDFSIDVLEKEQMEEQGMGALLAVNQGSEEPPAMIVLKYQGIEDWKDVTAFVGKGVTYDTGGYSIKPKTGMPGMKGDMGGAAAVLGAMETIGRVKPKANILAVIPSTDNMISGTAFKPDDVITSLSGRTIEVLNTDAEGRLALADAVTYAKQLGAERIIDVATLTGGMVTALGSWMTGALTNQQDLYRQVEELGAHMGEPIWQLPYNDDYREQVRKSDIADLNNSPTRKAHPIMGGAFIGEFAEDTPWVHLDIAGTSMAESRHELGPKGPTGVMARTLAAFAMRN, from the coding sequence ATGAGAATCAAATTATTTCAAGAAAAAGATACGCTGGTGGTTGGATTGTTCCAAGATGAAAAGCAATCCGTTGTTGACGAGGTGAACAAACACCTGAATGGATTTGTTACCGACGGCATAAAAGATGGAGAGATTTCCACAAGCTATAGTCAGATAACAAAAATCTGGCCGATGGGTCAGTGTGAGACGAAACGTATTTATTTTATAGGTTTAGGGAAGAAAAACAGCTTAGATCGAACTTTATACAGGAAAGCTTTCGGTAAATTATTTCAAAGGCTGCAGGCTGATCATGTGACAAAAGTATCTATAGCTATGGACAGTGTAATACCTGCTGATTTAAATAAAGAAGAATGTGCTTCATTAATCACAGAAAGTATGGGAACGGCGACTTATCAGCTTGCTCATTTTAAAACAGGTAAGAGAAAAGACTTGCCTTACATAGATTCGCTTACCATCGTAACAGAAAGTGAGGAAGAAGACCTTCTTCTCCCACTGGCTGAAGGCTATGCATTCAGTAAAGGAGTAAACACGGCAAGACACCTTGTCCATTCTCCTTCGAATTTATTAACCGCCACCGCTATGGCAGAGTACGCCAGAGAACTGGCCTTAATGCACGACTTTTCCATTGATGTGTTAGAAAAAGAACAGATGGAAGAACAGGGAATGGGGGCCCTGCTTGCTGTAAATCAGGGATCTGAAGAGCCGCCCGCTATGATTGTATTAAAATATCAAGGGATTGAGGACTGGAAGGATGTCACTGCCTTTGTCGGTAAAGGAGTCACATACGATACAGGCGGATATTCCATAAAGCCTAAAACCGGAATGCCGGGAATGAAAGGGGATATGGGAGGTGCAGCCGCTGTATTAGGAGCGATGGAAACGATTGGCCGCGTGAAACCAAAGGCTAATATTCTGGCTGTCATTCCTAGTACAGATAATATGATTTCTGGTACTGCCTTTAAGCCTGATGATGTCATTACTTCTTTAAGCGGGCGGACGATTGAAGTTTTAAACACTGATGCAGAGGGACGCCTAGCTTTAGCCGATGCTGTCACTTATGCTAAACAGCTGGGAGCAGAACGCATAATTGATGTGGCCACATTAACGGGTGGAATGGTCACGGCTTTAGGTTCGTGGATGACAGGGGCTCTTACCAATCAGCAGGACCTGTACCGGCAAGTAGAAGAACTCGGCGCTCATATGGGGGAACCGATCTGGCAGCTTCCTTATAATGACGACTACCGGGAACAAGTGAGAAAAAGTGATATAGCGGATTTGAATAATTCGCCAACTAGAAAAGCTCATCCGATTATGGGAGGAGCGTTTATAGGTGAATTTGCAGAAGACACACCTTGGGTTCATTTAGACATTGCTGGAACATCTATGGCTGAATCGAGGCATGAACTTGGTCCAAAAGGGCCTACAGGTGTTATGGCGCGGACCCTGGCAGCTTTTGCCATGCGAAATTAA
- the deoD gene encoding purine-nucleoside phosphorylase, with the protein MSVHIGAKPGDIAEKILLPGDPLRAKYIAENFLEDVRCYNEVRGMYGYTGTYKGERISVQGTGMGVPSISIYINELMESYGVQKLIRVGTCGALQKDVKVRDVILASTSTTDSQMNRMVFNGIDFAPTADFNLLKAAYDAGVEKGLKLRVGNVFTSDSFYRDNAMDLFNLLASYNVLAVEMETTALYTLAAKYGREALSVLTVSDHILTGEETSAEERQTTFNEMIEVALEAAIQQ; encoded by the coding sequence ATGAGTGTACATATTGGTGCAAAACCTGGAGATATTGCAGAGAAGATTCTTTTGCCTGGAGATCCGCTGCGGGCTAAATATATCGCTGAGAATTTCCTGGAGGATGTCCGCTGCTATAATGAAGTACGAGGCATGTATGGCTATACAGGAACATACAAAGGTGAACGCATTTCTGTTCAGGGAACAGGAATGGGGGTTCCATCCATTTCCATCTACATCAATGAATTAATGGAAAGCTATGGCGTTCAAAAATTGATTCGTGTCGGTACATGCGGGGCTCTTCAAAAAGATGTGAAAGTGCGTGACGTCATTTTAGCTTCTACCTCCACTACTGATTCCCAAATGAACCGCATGGTTTTCAACGGCATTGACTTCGCCCCTACCGCAGACTTTAATCTGCTTAAAGCTGCATATGACGCAGGTGTTGAAAAAGGTTTGAAACTGCGCGTAGGTAACGTGTTTACCAGTGACAGCTTCTACCGCGATAACGCTATGGATCTGTTTAATCTTCTGGCCAGCTACAACGTTTTAGCTGTAGAAATGGAAACAACAGCTCTTTACACATTAGCAGCCAAGTATGGCAGAGAAGCCTTGTCGGTTCTTACTGTAAGTGACCATATCCTAACAGGTGAAGAAACATCTGCAGAAGAAAGACAAACCACATTTAACGAAATGATAGAGGTTGCTTTAGAAGCAGCTATTCAACAGTAA
- a CDS encoding kinase-associated lipoprotein B, with protein sequence MTLKAGDLVKAHYKTGIYIGELVEERRNAYLVKVLAVDKHPMQGDLHNPGKTENVFFHQRKALSYQEKANIHKEAIEKYEGTEVPDYKDSLKQSIEKLKQKVQRRETEFNQLALSRLEELEKQYF encoded by the coding sequence ATGACTCTAAAAGCAGGAGATTTAGTAAAAGCTCATTACAAAACGGGCATCTATATCGGCGAGCTCGTAGAGGAACGAAGAAATGCTTATTTAGTTAAAGTGCTTGCTGTAGATAAACACCCAATGCAAGGGGACCTGCACAATCCCGGAAAAACAGAAAATGTTTTTTTCCATCAGCGTAAAGCATTGAGTTATCAAGAAAAAGCGAATATCCATAAAGAAGCCATCGAAAAATATGAAGGAACAGAAGTTCCTGATTACAAGGATTCTTTGAAACAGTCCATAGAGAAGCTGAAGCAGAAGGTACAGCGAAGAGAAACTGAATTTAACCAATTGGCACTTAGTCGGCTGGAAGAACTGGAAAAACAATATTTCTAA
- a CDS encoding superoxide dismutase family protein, with amino-acid sequence MKLWIVFVVCAGFLIGCSGDKRSPLESPIYNVDGDRIGTVTLTEEAQGVGVKIKAEGLEPGPHAVHFHERPECNGPDFQSAGNHFNPKKADHGLMNEKGAHTGDLPNVEADESGKTDVELTLSEATLRDGQTSLLRDKGTSFVIHSRQDDGMTQPAGDSGERIACAEITVKANEDPTTDPTEADKNKE; translated from the coding sequence ATGAAACTATGGATAGTTTTTGTTGTATGTGCTGGTTTTCTTATTGGATGCAGCGGCGATAAAAGGTCTCCGCTTGAATCCCCGATATATAACGTAGACGGCGATCGTATAGGGACGGTCACATTAACTGAAGAAGCCCAAGGAGTAGGAGTTAAAATCAAAGCAGAGGGTCTAGAGCCGGGACCGCATGCTGTCCACTTCCATGAGCGCCCGGAATGTAACGGGCCGGATTTTCAAAGCGCTGGGAACCATTTTAACCCGAAAAAAGCTGATCACGGACTTATGAATGAAAAAGGAGCCCATACAGGAGACCTGCCGAACGTAGAAGCTGATGAAAGTGGAAAAACTGATGTTGAGCTGACACTGTCAGAGGCTACGCTTAGAGACGGGCAGACATCCCTTCTGCGTGATAAGGGCACATCCTTTGTTATACACAGCCGGCAGGATGATGGAATGACTCAGCCGGCAGGGGATTCCGGCGAGCGAATTGCATGCGCGGAAATTACCGTAAAAGCTAATGAAGATCCCACAACCGATCCAACAGAAGCTGATAAAAATAAAGAATAA
- a CDS encoding MalY/PatB family protein produces the protein MSRFTEITSRKGTRSVKWDYAAELYQSDDVLPMWVADMDFQVPEPVIEALEERVKHGIFGYTMPDDQVKETITSWLYKRHDWEMEKDWITYSPGVIPSLHMIIQSLTQPSDSVIIQTPVYPPFYSVIKQHDRKLVTNPLIYQNEEYSIDFSDFENKIVEHDVKIFILCNPHNPIGRVWKRDELIKLSEICLRHEVTIVSDEIHADLVFKPNTHIPIASLSEEVNQSAITCLSPTKTFNLAGLQASYLVTADEEKRKQIKAQFDKQGMFMLNTLGLTAMEAAYRDGEEWLEELLKTLEKNRDYVTERIHNEIDEIRVIHAEGTYLIWLDFRKLNLSHKELKSFMQKKAKIGLNDGESFGEEGQGFMRINVAAPPKIVQDGVDRIIQAVKNHRQ, from the coding sequence GTGAGCCGTTTTACTGAGATAACCTCCAGAAAAGGAACCCGTTCTGTAAAATGGGATTACGCTGCAGAACTTTATCAAAGTGACGACGTCCTGCCGATGTGGGTGGCAGATATGGACTTTCAGGTACCTGAGCCTGTCATTGAGGCCCTAGAAGAAAGAGTGAAACACGGAATCTTCGGGTACACCATGCCTGATGATCAAGTGAAAGAAACCATCACCTCCTGGCTGTATAAAAGGCACGACTGGGAAATGGAAAAAGACTGGATTACTTACAGCCCTGGTGTTATTCCCAGCCTTCATATGATCATTCAGTCACTGACGCAGCCTTCGGATTCTGTTATTATTCAAACACCTGTTTACCCACCGTTTTATTCAGTAATCAAACAACATGATCGTAAGCTGGTCACAAATCCCTTAATTTATCAAAATGAAGAGTACAGCATTGATTTTTCTGATTTTGAAAATAAAATTGTTGAACATGATGTCAAAATTTTTATTCTCTGCAATCCGCACAACCCTATAGGAAGAGTATGGAAACGGGATGAGCTTATCAAATTGAGTGAGATCTGCCTTCGTCATGAAGTGACGATTGTCTCTGATGAAATACATGCGGATTTAGTCTTTAAGCCAAATACGCATATTCCTATTGCTTCGCTGAGCGAAGAGGTTAATCAGTCGGCAATCACCTGCCTCTCCCCTACAAAAACTTTTAATTTAGCCGGTCTTCAAGCTTCTTATCTCGTAACGGCTGATGAAGAAAAAAGGAAGCAGATTAAAGCCCAGTTTGATAAGCAAGGAATGTTTATGTTAAATACTTTAGGTTTAACCGCGATGGAAGCTGCTTATCGTGACGGAGAAGAATGGTTAGAAGAATTATTAAAGACTCTTGAGAAAAACCGCGATTATGTAACCGAAAGAATTCATAATGAAATCGATGAAATCCGTGTCATTCATGCGGAAGGAACATACCTGATCTGGCTTGACTTCCGCAAGTTAAACCTGTCGCATAAGGAGCTTAAATCGTTTATGCAGAAAAAAGCGAAAATAGGCTTAAACGATGGCGAATCCTTTGGAGAAGAAGGCCAGGGCTTTATGAGAATAAACGTAGCCGCTCCGCCAAAAATTGTCCAGGACGGAGTCGACCGCATTATCCAAGCTGTAAAAAACCACCGTCAGTAG